One segment of Candidatus Cloacimonadota bacterium DNA contains the following:
- the rsmH gene encoding 16S rRNA (cytosine(1402)-N(4))-methyltransferase RsmH, protein MKTFHIPVLKERSIGFLNIKKGGIYVDATIGGGGHTEAMFEKEQDIRVIAFDQDKDAIEFAQERLSKYADRITFVQKNFSYLSSALALNRINKIDGIFFDLGFSSFQVDQERGFSYTKNDALDMRMNRNNGNLTAFDIVNSYPRDKLEQVLHDYSEDRFWKRICNAILLARTEGQIKTTQELRVIIEKVIPKDKAFKTLSRIFQALRIEVNKELEVLEKALKSSVEVLKTGSRIAVISYHSLEDRIVKQFFKYENLECICPAYLPRCVCEKEVRLKVITKKPAIPTVEEIEENSRARSAKLRVAERC, encoded by the coding sequence ATGAAAACCTTTCACATTCCTGTTCTGAAAGAACGCTCAATAGGATTCCTCAACATAAAAAAAGGAGGAATCTATGTCGATGCCACTATTGGCGGCGGCGGTCATACAGAAGCTATGTTCGAAAAGGAACAGGATATTCGTGTGATTGCATTCGATCAGGATAAGGATGCGATAGAATTTGCACAGGAACGGCTGTCAAAATATGCTGACCGCATAACCTTCGTTCAAAAGAATTTCTCATATCTCTCATCAGCATTGGCTCTTAACAGGATCAATAAGATCGATGGCATTTTCTTCGATCTGGGATTTTCATCGTTCCAGGTTGACCAGGAACGGGGTTTCAGCTACACAAAGAATGATGCGCTCGATATGCGCATGAATCGCAATAATGGCAATCTTACTGCTTTTGATATCGTGAATTCCTATCCGAGGGATAAACTTGAACAGGTTCTCCATGACTACAGCGAAGACAGGTTCTGGAAACGGATCTGTAATGCAATTCTTCTTGCACGAACAGAAGGACAGATCAAAACCACTCAAGAACTGAGAGTCATCATAGAAAAGGTTATCCCCAAAGATAAAGCATTCAAAACGTTGTCCCGGATCTTTCAGGCGCTGAGGATCGAGGTGAATAAAGAACTCGAAGTCCTTGAAAAGGCATTGAAATCGTCAGTTGAAGTGCTTAAAACCGGCAGTAGGATCGCAGTAATATCTTATCATTCTCTTGAAGATCGTATTGTGAAGCAGTTTTTTAAGTATGAGAATCTCGAATGTATTTGTCCTGCATATCTGCCCCGTTGTGTTTGCGAAAAAGAGGTCAGGTTGAAGGTCATTACAAAAAAACCTGCTATTCCTACCGTTGAAGAGATAGAGGAAAATTCACGTGCACGAAGTGCAAAACTCCGTGTGGCAGAGAGGTGCTGA